The Prunus persica cultivar Lovell chromosome G7, Prunus_persica_NCBIv2, whole genome shotgun sequence genome has a segment encoding these proteins:
- the LOC18769817 gene encoding LOW QUALITY PROTEIN: putative pentatricopeptide repeat-containing protein At3g13770, mitochondrial (The sequence of the model RefSeq protein was modified relative to this genomic sequence to represent the inferred CDS: deleted 2 bases in 1 codon) yields the protein MIRKLSLFYDANQVISSMSNQFARQLSLTSFPPNSQNLNSLCSNGQLREALVEMAVQGLEMKFEGYYTLLNECVNRRAFREGQRVHAHMTKTCYLPPMHLRTRLIVFYNNCECLNDAQRVLDEMPVRNVVSWTAMISAYSKRGCASEALNLFLQMLRSGTEPNEFTFATVLTSCAGGAWGFDLGRQIHSLIIKTKFESHIFVGSSLLDMYAKAGRIYEARGVFECLPERDVVSCTAIISGYAQLGLDEEALELFRQLQREGMTSNYVTYASVLTALSGLAALDLGRQVHNHVLRRELPSYVVLQNSLIDMYSKCGNLSYSRRIFDSMPERTVISWNAMLVGYSKHGMGKEVVKLFKLMKEENKVRPDSVTFLAVLSGCSHGGMEDRGLEYFYEMAEGENGTEPELEHYGCVVDLLGRAGRVEEAFEFIKKMRFEPTAAIWGSLLGACRVHSNVEIGEFVGFRLLQIEPENAGNYVILSNLYASVGRWEGVRNVRELMVEKAVIKEPGRSWIELDQILHTFHASDRSHPRRHRGVGKGEELSVKLQVAGYVPDLGCVLYDVDEEQKEKVLLGHSEKMALAFGLIATPEGVPVRVIKNLRICVDCHNFAKLVSKIYGREVSLRDKNRFHHIVGGTCSCGDYW from the exons ATGATCAGAAAATTAAGCTTATTTTATGATGCTAATCAAGTAATTTCCTCCATGTCCAACCAATTTGCCCGCCAACTCTCCCTTACCTCATTCCCTCCAAATTCACAGAATTTAAATTCTCTATGCTCCAACGGTCAACTGAGAGAAGCTTTGGTGGAAATGGCCGTTCAAGGCCTTGAGATGAAGTTTGAAGGCTACTACACGCTGTTAAACGAGTGTGTAAACCGAAGGGCCTTCAGGGAAGGCCAAAGAGTCCATGCCCACATGACCAAAACCTGTTACCTTCCGCCTATGCACCTCAGGACACGGTTGATCGTTTTCTATAATAACTGTGAATGTTTGAATGATGCACAGCGGGTGCTCGATGAAATGCCTGTACGAAATGTGGTGTCATGGACGGCAATGATTTCGGCTTATTCTAAGAGGGGGTGTGCCTCCGAAGCCTTGAATCTTTTTCTACAGATGTTAAGATCAG GTACGGAGCCTAATGAGTTCACTTTTGCAACAGTACTTACTTCATGTGCTGGTGGTGCGTGGGGGTTTGACTTAGGAAGGCAAATCCACTCTctcataataaaaacaaagtttgaatCACATATATTTGTTGGAAGCTCACTTCTTGACATGTATGCCAAAGCTGGTAGAATCTATGAAGCCCGAGGAGTTTTCGAGTGCTTGCCAGAGAGGGATGTTGTTTCTTGTACTGCTATAATCTCTGGCTATGCCCAGCTGGGCCTTGATGAAGAGGCCTTGGAGCTATTCCGTCAGTTGCAGAGGGAAGGAATGACTTCAAACTATGTCACTTATGCTAGTGTGTTAACAGCATTATCAGGGCTTGCTGCATTGGACCTTGGCAGGCAAGTTCACAACCACGTCCTTCGTCGTGAACTGCCCTCATATGTGGTTCTTCAGAACTCGCTGATTGATATGTACTCTAAATGTGGAAACCTAAGTTACTCACGAAGGATCTTTGATAGCATGCCAGAGAGAACCGTTATATCATGGAATGCAATGCTTGTAGGGTATAGTAAGCATGGAATGGGAAAAGAGGTGGTTAAGCTTTTCAAActaatgaaagaagaaaataaagtcaGACCAGACAGTGTCACTTTTTTGGCTGTTTTATCTGGTTGCAGTCACGGAGGAATGGAAGATAGAGGGCTagaatatttttatgagatggCAGAAGGGGAAAATGGTACTGAGCCAGAGCTTGAGCACTATGGGTGTGTTGTTGATCTTCTCGGGCGTGCTGGTCGAGTTGAAGAGGCATTTGAGTTTATCAAAAAAATGCGTTTTGAACCAACTGCTGCTATATGGGGTTCACTTTTAGGTGCTTGTAGGGTTCACTCAAATGTTGAGATCGGTGAATTTGTGGGTTTTCGGCTTTTACAAATTGAACCTGAAAATGCTGGGAATTACGTAATTCTTTCTAATTTATATGCTTCTGTGGGGAGATGGGAAGGTGTAAGAAATGTAAGGGAATTGATGGTAGAGAAGGCCGTGATAAAGGAGCCAGGAAGAAGTTGGATTGAGCTTGACCAAATCCTTCATACTTTTCATGCAAGTGATCGCTCCCATCCAAGAAGGCATAGAGGTGTCGGCAAAGGTGAA GAATTGTCAGTCAAACTACAGGTAGCTGGTTATGTTCCTGATTTGGGTTGCGTTTTATATGATGTGGATGAGGAGCAGAAGGAAAAAGTACTCCTAGGCCACAGTGAAAAgatggctttggcttttgggCTGATTGCAACACCTGAAGGAGTGCCTGTACGTGTGATAAAAAACCTTCGAATTTGTGTCGATTGCCATAATTTTGCAAAACTTGTCTCAAAGATTTATGGAAGAGAAGTGTCTTTGAGAGATAAAAACCGATTTCATCACATTGTCGGAGGAACCTGTTCTTGTGGAGATTACTGGTGA
- the LOC18770307 gene encoding polygalacturonase ADPG2, whose protein sequence is MAAPSPPPPSLIQSITVPLLFFLFLLPPLQSNPATSPIIELPHTLSATTISVVDFGATGDGVHYDTSAIQSAIDSCPALSPCHVTFPPGRTYLTATIRLKSGVILDIQEGATLLGGPRLEDYPKEQNKWYVVLAENASNVGISGGGVVDGQGLKFVTRFDERKNVMVSWNWTGACLGDECRPRLVGFINCRNVNLSKLSLRQPAYWCLHIVQCENVLIQDVSIYGDFNTPNNDGIDIEDSNNTVITRCHIDTGDDAICPKTNTGPLYNLTVTNSWIRTKSSAIKLGSASWFDFKGLVFDNITIVDSHRGLGFQIRDGGNVSDITFSNINISTRYYDPSWWGRAEPIYVTTCPRNSNSKEGSISNLLFVNITSTSENGVFLSGSKGGLLSDLRFINLNLTYRRWTNYAGGLVDYRPGCQGLVNHSTAGIIMEHIDGLVIDNVNMRWSDEPLRQWNDPLDFRSSTVNNISLLNFHSSLFVQPVKEGERERLGRSTE, encoded by the exons ATGGCTGCtccatctcctcctcctccatccCTCATCCAATCAATCACAGTCCcactcctcttcttcctcttcctacTTCCTCCCCTCCAATCCAATCCCGCCACGTCACCCATCATCGAACTCCCTCACACCCTCTCCGCCACCACCATCTCCGTCGTCGACTTCGGCGCCACCGGAGACGGCGTCCATTACGACACCTCCGCCATCCAATCTGCCATCGACAGCTGCCCCGCCCTCTCCCCCTGCCACGTCACCTTCCCTCCGGGGCGCACGTACCTGACCGCCACGATCCGCCTCAAATCCGGCGTCATTTTGGACATCCAAGAAGGCGCGACGCTCCTGGGCGGCCCGAGACTCGAGGACTACCCGAAAGAGCAGAACAAGTGGTACGTGGTGTTGGCGGAGAACGCGAGCAACGTCGGAATCAGCGGCGGTGGAGTGGTGGACGGTCAGGGCTTGAAGTTCGTGACGCGGTTCGATGAGAGGAAGAATGTGATGGTGAGCTGGAACTGGACCGGTGCTTGCTTGGGCGACGAGTGCCGGCCCAGGCTCGTCGGCTTCATCAATTGCCGAAATGTCAACCTCTCCAAACTCAGCTTGCGTCAGCCGGCATACTGGTG CTTGCACATTGTGCAGTGTGAGAACGTACTGATTCAAGATGTTTCGATTTATGGAGACTTTAACACACCCAATAATGATGGAATagatattgaggattcgaataaCACAGTCATTACCAGATGTCATATTGATACTGGAGATGATGCTATCTGTCCAAAGACAAACACTGGCCCCCTCTATAACTTAACCGTAACAAATTCTTGGATTCGAACAAAGTCTTCTGCAATCAAACTTGGTAGTGCTAGTTGGTTCGATTTCAAGGGTCTTGTGTTCGACAACATCACTATTGTAGATTCTCATAGAGGCCTGGGATTCCAAATCCGCGACGGAG GAAATGTGAGTGACATTACCTTCTCAAACATAAACATCAGCACAAGATACTATGACCCGTCCTGGTGGGGCAGAGCAGAGCCTATCTACGTGACTACTTGTCCGCGAAACTCAAATTCAAAAGAGGGTTCAATCTCTAACCTACTCTTCGTCAACATCACTTCAACTTCTGAGAATGGTGTATTCTTATCAGGCTCTAAAGGGGGGCTTCTTAGTGATTTGAGATTCATTAACTTGAATCTGACTTACAGAAGATGGACCAATTACGCTGGTGGGTTGGTAGACTACAGACCAGGATGCCAGGGACTGGTTAATCACAGCACAGCCGGCATCATCATGGAACACATTGATGGCTTGGTGATTGACAACGTTAACATGAGATGGTCTGATGAACCGTTAAGGCAGTGGAATGATCCTCTGGATTTCAGGTCTTCAACTGTAAATAACATATCTCTgcttaatttccattcaagcTTGTTTGTACAGCCAGtgaaagagggagagagagagagattaggaAGATCCACTGAATAA
- the LOC18769154 gene encoding uncharacterized protein LOC18769154 isoform X1 has product MLCGEDSSIDWLIISWNYKMVKKNNDVHSKGKNPKTTKDESKMVIPRKTGYFNFLKIKGHEMKKQKIVDKVDTKTKKEIANMWQKLDATQKAEYDSKTPSTNASNKGCLKISTRCSPKDIKDTINVLSDEKKAAIEEMGFVSLLEMKCGKLSHSLCHFLVDKLDPAESSIVLHGKTFKISVDDFVRIMGVKDGGEEVHFTGSMDDQDIVNMRNSFLGGKKLLKNNELKQIMVGTEEASDFFKVGFVMFALCTLLCPTTSVYVNLKYLLPLRDSKAIARKNWASYSLRFLLDSVRSFKENNQVYIGGCLLFLQLFYLDAIAHGSVLVDRSVLPLTVWGKVETEKMKKWLQKKGGFESDKVVVMKTEYGGLGDDAKTMTHFAEELSSIKKDVATLVATVARMDKSLSKIMSELSSRNEEKERTLRTPCPH; this is encoded by the exons ATGTTATGTGGTGAAGATTCCTCCATTGATTG GCTCATCATTAGTTGGAATTATAAAATGGTGAAAAAGAACAACGATGTGCATAGTAAGGgcaaaaatccaaaaacaacaaaagacgAGTCCAAGATGGTGATTCCTCGGAAGACGGGTTATTTTAACTTTCT gaaaataaaggGCCATgaaatgaagaaacaaaaaatagtgGACAAAGTGGATACGAAG acaaagaaagaaattgcTAATATGTGGCAAAAGTTGGATGCCACTCAAAAAGCAGAGTATGATTCTAAAACACCTTCAACGAACGCCTCGAACAAGGGTTGTTTGAAGATAAGCACACGATGCAGTCCGAAGGATATCAAGGACACTATAAATGTTTTAAGCGATGAGAAAAAAGCAGCCATTGAAGAAATGGGATTTGTTTCGTTGTTGGAAATGAAGTGCGGAAAATTGTCTCATTCATTGTGTCATTTTTTAGTTGATAAATTGGATCCTGCTGAATCATCAATTGTGCTACATGGAAAAACATTTAAGATATCTGTGGATGACTTCGTGCGCATAATGGGTGTTAAGGATGGAGGAGAGGAAGTTCACTTCACCGGATCCATGGATGACCAAGACATTGTAAATATGCGAAATTCTTTTTTGGGCGGGAAGaagcttttaaaaaataatgagttGAAGCAGATAATGGTGGGGACAGAAGAAGCAAGtgactttttcaaagttggTTTTGTCATGTTTGCTCTATGCACATTGCTATGCCCAACCACTTCCGTGTATGTGAATCTAAAATATCTGCTTCCGTTAAGAGATAGCAAGGCAATAGCAAGGAAAAATTGGGCGAGTTATTCTTTGAGATTTTTATTAGACAGTGTCAGGTCATTTAAGGAGAACAATCAAGTTTACATCGGTGGTTGCTTGTTATTCCTTCAATTATTTTACCTTGATGCTATAGCTCATGGTAGCGTACTTGTGGATAGGTCTGTGCTACCACTTACTGTGTGGGGGAAAGTAGAGACcgaaaaaatgaagaagtggctacaaaaaaaaggggggtTTGAAAGTGATAAGGTAGTTGTTATGAAAACTGAATATGGAGGCCTCGGAGATGATGCCAAAACAATGACTCACTTTGCTGAAGAGTTAAGTTCAATAAAAAAGGATGTGGCAACTTTGGTGGCCACTGTTGCTCGTATGGACAAATCCCTCTCCAAGATTATGTCTGAGTTATCATCAAgaaatgaagagaaagaaagaacattGCGCACTCCATGCCCTCATTAA
- the LOC18769154 gene encoding uncharacterized protein LOC18769154 isoform X2 produces the protein MVKKNNDVHSKGKNPKTTKDESKMVIPRKTGYFNFLKIKGHEMKKQKIVDKVDTKTKKEIANMWQKLDATQKAEYDSKTPSTNASNKGCLKISTRCSPKDIKDTINVLSDEKKAAIEEMGFVSLLEMKCGKLSHSLCHFLVDKLDPAESSIVLHGKTFKISVDDFVRIMGVKDGGEEVHFTGSMDDQDIVNMRNSFLGGKKLLKNNELKQIMVGTEEASDFFKVGFVMFALCTLLCPTTSVYVNLKYLLPLRDSKAIARKNWASYSLRFLLDSVRSFKENNQVYIGGCLLFLQLFYLDAIAHGSVLVDRSVLPLTVWGKVETEKMKKWLQKKGGFESDKVVVMKTEYGGLGDDAKTMTHFAEELSSIKKDVATLVATVARMDKSLSKIMSELSSRNEEKERTLRTPCPH, from the exons ATGGTGAAAAAGAACAACGATGTGCATAGTAAGGgcaaaaatccaaaaacaacaaaagacgAGTCCAAGATGGTGATTCCTCGGAAGACGGGTTATTTTAACTTTCT gaaaataaaggGCCATgaaatgaagaaacaaaaaatagtgGACAAAGTGGATACGAAG acaaagaaagaaattgcTAATATGTGGCAAAAGTTGGATGCCACTCAAAAAGCAGAGTATGATTCTAAAACACCTTCAACGAACGCCTCGAACAAGGGTTGTTTGAAGATAAGCACACGATGCAGTCCGAAGGATATCAAGGACACTATAAATGTTTTAAGCGATGAGAAAAAAGCAGCCATTGAAGAAATGGGATTTGTTTCGTTGTTGGAAATGAAGTGCGGAAAATTGTCTCATTCATTGTGTCATTTTTTAGTTGATAAATTGGATCCTGCTGAATCATCAATTGTGCTACATGGAAAAACATTTAAGATATCTGTGGATGACTTCGTGCGCATAATGGGTGTTAAGGATGGAGGAGAGGAAGTTCACTTCACCGGATCCATGGATGACCAAGACATTGTAAATATGCGAAATTCTTTTTTGGGCGGGAAGaagcttttaaaaaataatgagttGAAGCAGATAATGGTGGGGACAGAAGAAGCAAGtgactttttcaaagttggTTTTGTCATGTTTGCTCTATGCACATTGCTATGCCCAACCACTTCCGTGTATGTGAATCTAAAATATCTGCTTCCGTTAAGAGATAGCAAGGCAATAGCAAGGAAAAATTGGGCGAGTTATTCTTTGAGATTTTTATTAGACAGTGTCAGGTCATTTAAGGAGAACAATCAAGTTTACATCGGTGGTTGCTTGTTATTCCTTCAATTATTTTACCTTGATGCTATAGCTCATGGTAGCGTACTTGTGGATAGGTCTGTGCTACCACTTACTGTGTGGGGGAAAGTAGAGACcgaaaaaatgaagaagtggctacaaaaaaaaggggggtTTGAAAGTGATAAGGTAGTTGTTATGAAAACTGAATATGGAGGCCTCGGAGATGATGCCAAAACAATGACTCACTTTGCTGAAGAGTTAAGTTCAATAAAAAAGGATGTGGCAACTTTGGTGGCCACTGTTGCTCGTATGGACAAATCCCTCTCCAAGATTATGTCTGAGTTATCATCAAgaaatgaagagaaagaaagaacattGCGCACTCCATGCCCTCATTAA
- the LOC18771443 gene encoding protein FAR1-RELATED SEQUENCE 5 has product MDAEASKTNGIQGQNSVPNSEGYFAEAESLEETENVPSLHILDSRTEESTEKSRQFEYDGLNFQNMSIADLAEREFAKVEEAERFYCNYALAIGFSIRRSHLRRSEGGVVMGRQWVCSKEGSRSKKWTNRDDMVRTPRKETRENCHATFAVKYCPNQDAYIVTKFVKEHSHRLANSHEVPFLRSHRCVTESNIAQSMSMRKASIKTNRTYDYMVDQACGYINVGFTSKDLYKRMDFERRQVVLDGDAQAAISYMNAKAIADLEFFCIFSVDEKNRLANLFWRDSQSLHDYCCFGDAVILDSTYKTNVYDKPLVVFVGVNNHNATTVFGCAFLVNETADTYRWVLRTFLTSMKDKKPVSIVTDGDDLMRVAIDEVFPDAHHRLCTWHIMRNVNTNVNNPEIVREFSYCVHGGLTPVAF; this is encoded by the coding sequence ATGGATGCAGAAGCAAGTAAAACGAATGGAATTCAGGGCCAAAACTCTGTCCCTAACAGTGAAGGTTATTTTGCAGAGGCTGAGTCACTTGAAGAAACTGAAAATGTCCCATCTTTACATATTTTGGATAGTAGAACAGAAGAAAGTACTGAGAAAAGCAGACAGTTTGAGTATGATGGGTTAAACTTCCAAAATATGAGCATTGCTGATTTAGCGGAGAGAGAGTTTGCAAAAGTTGAGGAAGCAGAAAGATTTTACTGCAACTATGCTCTTGCAATTGGTTTTAGCATAAGAAGAAGTCATTTAAGACGTAGCGAGGGTGGGGTTGTGATGGGAAGACAATGGGTGTGCTCAAAAGAAGGGAGTAGATCAAAGAAATGGACAAATAGAGATGATATGGTTCGTACACCAAGGAAAGAGACTAGAGAGAATTGTCACGCTACATTTGCTGTGAAGTATTGTCCTAACCAGGATGCTTATATTGTCACTAAATTTGTAAAGGAGCACAGCCACCGACTTGCTAACTCACATGAGGTGCCTTTTCTTCGTTCACACCGGTGTGTTACGGAATCTAACATAGCACAATCTATGTCTATGAGAAAAGCCTCTATTAAAACCAATAGGACATACGACTATATGGTTGACCAAGCATGTGGATACATAAATGTGGGGTTCACTAGTAAGGATCTATATAAGAGGATGGATTTCGAGCGTCGACAAGTGGTATTGGATGGTGATGCACAAGCAGCAATAAGCTACATGAATGCCAAGGCAATAGCGGACCTGGAATTTTTTTGCATATTTAGTGTAGATGAGAAGAATAGATTGGCAAATTTGTTTTGGAGAGACTCTCAATCTCTACACGATTATTGTTGCTTTGGGGATGCGGTGATACTTGATAGCACGTACAAAACCAACGTATATGACAAGCCTTTAGTGGTGTTTGTTGGTGTAAACAACCATAACGCGACCACAGTTTTTGGTTGTGCATTTCTTGTTAATGAGACTGCTGATACATATCGTTGGGTACTCAGAACTTTTTTGACTTCTATGAAGGACAAGAAGCCTGTATCTATTGTCACGGACGGGGATGACCTAATGCGCgtagcaattgatgaagttttTCCCGATGCACATCATCGTTTATGTACATGGCACATCATGAGGAATGTGAACACCAATGTGAATAACCCAGAAATAGTAAGGGAGTTTAGCTATTGTGTGCATGGTGGTTTGACACCAGTGGCGTTCTAA